In a single window of the Bactrocera dorsalis isolate Fly_Bdor chromosome 2, ASM2337382v1, whole genome shotgun sequence genome:
- the LOC105231834 gene encoding LIM and SH3 domain protein Lasp produces MSAALSPLHCDLRSYSRLWLGEFIELYQQEECLWHPKHPDYSNHSVRNKAYDRLVEKLKEVEPNPDRAMVVRKINSLRSAFRREFRKSSSKNNYETRLWYYDKLLFIAEQNPKRLAALRDAKQPKRPLAISFDVDDSMEFEEEPVVEATTVSPSENINHNQATEIKTVTVTAGECVIVKDEEQQHQNQIQHQLQHQHQHELQQQQHSAEQHMQHATTTTQPQHATEVKVLEITSLDTNSQREIQQAVNSLEQHQQHIQHQLHQQQHQQQQNQAGSAQIAQIHQQVPTIQIAREHLQPLFGNSYATTTTHRQEDEYDAIGINVASKLRVMNPTQRIIAEKLISDVLFNGQLDNLSVSSTLTQ; encoded by the exons ATGTCGGCAGCTTTGAGTCCTTTACATTGTGATCTAAGGTCATATTCAAGGCTTTGGCTCGGCGAGTTCATTGAACTTTATCAACAGGAAGAATGTTTATGGCACCCAAAACATCCAGATTATAGCAATCACag CGTACGTAATAAGGCCTATGATCGTTTGGTAGAAAAACTCAAGGAAGTTGAACCGAATCCAGATCGGGCGATGGTTGTGCGCAAAATCAACTCACTACGTTCTGCATTCAGACGGGAATTTCGTAAATCAAGTTCAAAGAACAACTATGAAACGAGATTGTGGTACTATGACAAACTACTTTTCATCGCCGAACAGAATCCCAAACGTCTAGCAGCTTTGCGTGATGCCAAACAACCTAAAAGACCGTTAGCAATAAGTTTCGATGTAGACGACTCTATGGAGTTTGAAGAGGAACCTGTTGTGGAAGCTACTACAGTATCACCATCAGAGAATATCAACCACAATCAAGCAACTGAAATCAAAACTGTAACTGTAACAGCGGGTGAATGTGTCATTGTGAAAGATGAAGAACAGCagcatcaaaatcaaattcagcATCAGCtgcagcatcaacaccaacacgaattacagcaacagcaacatagTGCCGAACAacacatgcaacatgcaacaaccACAACGCAACCGCAGCACGCAACTGAAGTCAAAGTTTTGGAAATAACATCTCTCGACACAAATTCGCAGCGAGAAATACAacag GCTGTCAATTCTCTggaacaacaccagcaacataTTCAACATCAGTTGcaccaacagcaacatcaacaacaacagaatcAGGCTGGTTCAGCGCAAATCGCACAAATTCATCAGCAAGTTCCAACCATACAAATTGCACGTGAACACCTGCAACCGTTGTTCGGTAACTCGTATGCAACGACTACAACTCACCGACAGGAGGATGAATACGACGCTATCGGCATAAATGTGGCATCTAAGTTGCGAGTAATGAATCCAACTCAACGAATTATTGCCGAGAAATTGATTAGTGACGTGCTATTCAATGGGCAGTTAGATAATCTCAGCGTCTCTTCAACTTTGACTCagtga
- the LOC105231832 gene encoding uncharacterized protein LOC105231832: MVEISKLYQPPYNAVSCSELLMHNGLTCKQIFRRNWYRCSVGCLKYFLPLAVSPLVLRPRSLNRQTLLNILRYYLETSLWGATSSALTIYFICLYRHLFGRYHLLTVTFLPAYTAFQLIWFYPIRTIRLFSTATTQAALETWLRKQNHFITKSLPIQTIVFMLSSAVVLHFKRRKEFNGFWFIQPNTDESQQKGVENLEDLQKSGKCLHEGTSCTKYILKEMSSYLMYGVPLDLLSTVTKGKMPRRLRDLKMIRFEMTAFFLSYAGIYRLSSCLLTRYTVYGTREHLLAAGLGGLSYFFLNKLAFSVLAFVIAVQAYWQSYCSQPVEEPENKIATILKSVPFAKLLVPYNLAYVAHIFVFHNDAMSKLAKGFFRGATDNLFAQIHQYILDMLARREKMPLS; this comes from the exons ATGGTTGAGATTAGCAAACTCTATCAACCACCTTACAATGCTGTAAGCTGCTCGGAACTGTTAATGCATAATGGCCtaacatgtaaacaaatattcagAAGGAACTGGTACCGTTGCTCTGTGGGCTGCTTGAAATATTTCCTGCCGTTAGCCGTT TCACCGCTAGTGCTCAGACCGCGTAGCTTGAACCGTCAAACGCTCTTAAATATACTACGTTACTATTTGGAAACTTCGCTATGGGGTGCGACCAGCTCTGCTTTGACTATCTACTTCATATGCCTTTACAG ACACCTGTTTGGAAGATACCACTTATTGACGGTAACTTTTTTGCCAGCGTACACAGCGTTCCAGTTAATTTGGTTCTACCCCATACGCACCATCCGCCTCTtcagcacagcaacaacacaagcG GCTTTAGAAACCTGGCTGCGCAAACAAAACCACTTCATAACAAAATCCTTACCCATTCAGACAATAGTCTTCATGCTCTCCAGCGCCGTTGTATTACATTTTAAGCGCCGTAAGGAATTCAATGGATTCTGGTTTATACAGCCCAACACAGATGAATCACAACAAAAAGGTGTAGAGAACTTGGAAGATCTTCAAAAATCAGGAAAATGTTTGCATGAGGGCACATCGTGTACCAAATATATATTGAAGGAAATGAGCAGTTATTTGATGTACGGCGTACCATTAGATTTACTGAGCACTGTAACTAAGGGGAAAATGCCAAGACGTTTGAGGGACTTGAAGATGATACGCTTCGAAATGACTGCCTTTTTTCTCTCCTACGCGGGAATATACAGA TTGTCAAGCTGTCTCTTAACTCGCTACACAGTCTATGGCACACGAGAACATTTGCTCGCCGCCGGTTTGGGTggtctttcatattttttcctaaACAAACTGGCGTTTAGTGTTTTGGCCTTTGTGATAGCTGTGCAAGCATATTGGCAATCATACTGCTCTCAGCCAGTGGAGGagcctgaaaataaaattgcaacaattCTAAAAAGTGTTCCGTTCGCTAAATTGTTGGTACCATATAATCTCGCGTATGTGGCGCACATTTTCGTTTTTCACAATGATGCCATGTCAAAGTTAGCAAAAGGATTTTTTCGTGGTGCGACGGATAATCT ttttgcaCAAATACATCaatatatattggatatgttaGCTCGACGCGAAAAGATGCCGTTAAGTTAA